A section of the Devosia rhizoryzae genome encodes:
- a CDS encoding IclR family transcriptional regulator, with amino-acid sequence MSGAIDKTLGILEFLAEHPEGSLLVDIATRLNQSRSGCHRTLMELVAYGFVRQTQRGEYRLTTKLPAMGVGWFSKSGIIDIAQPGLQRLAAVSGELVRLAIVDGERLTLVAKAQGANSGLLYDPDMGIDLKLSCSAAGHALLMTLSDEMAVQVASRQGLGNPRDFGPNAPTTIARLLEFLAEHRRRGYALIRDVYAPGMSSMAVPVQRRGDAPTAAIVIAGPSLRFTDEKMQQCSGALIGTCNELALIGSASPLLEAHQGGTWGNRG; translated from the coding sequence ATGAGCGGCGCGATCGACAAAACCTTGGGTATTCTGGAATTTCTGGCCGAGCATCCGGAGGGGTCGTTGCTGGTCGATATCGCGACGCGCCTCAACCAATCGCGCAGCGGCTGCCACAGGACGCTGATGGAACTGGTGGCCTATGGCTTTGTGCGGCAGACCCAGCGCGGCGAATATCGCCTGACCACAAAGCTGCCGGCCATGGGGGTCGGATGGTTCAGCAAATCGGGCATCATCGACATCGCCCAACCGGGGCTGCAGCGGCTGGCGGCCGTTTCCGGCGAACTGGTGCGTCTCGCGATCGTCGATGGCGAGCGGCTGACCCTTGTGGCAAAGGCGCAGGGGGCCAATTCCGGCCTGCTTTACGATCCAGACATGGGCATCGATCTCAAGCTGTCGTGCAGCGCTGCCGGACACGCGCTGCTGATGACGCTTTCGGACGAGATGGCCGTTCAGGTCGCCAGCCGGCAGGGCTTGGGAAACCCCCGCGATTTCGGACCCAATGCCCCCACGACGATCGCCAGGCTTCTGGAATTTCTGGCCGAGCATCGCCGCCGTGGCTATGCACTGATCCGCGATGTCTATGCGCCGGGCATGAGTTCCATGGCCGTGCCGGTGCAGCGACGCGGCGATGCGCCTACCGCGGCAATTGTGATCGCGGGCCCTTCGCTGCGATTTACCGACGAAAAAATGCAGCAGTGCAGCGGCGCGCTGATCGGCACCTGCAACGAATTGGCCCTGATCGGCAGCGCTTCTCCGCTGCTGGAAGCCCATCAGGGCGGCACCTGGGGGAACCGGGGATAG